In Primulina huaijiensis isolate GDHJ02 chromosome 6, ASM1229523v2, whole genome shotgun sequence, a single window of DNA contains:
- the LOC140978546 gene encoding protein EIN4-like isoform X2 — protein MTHLLNGWTYGPHPFQLMLALTIFKFLTALVSFATAITLITLIPLLLKIKVREHLLKKKTWDLDREVGIIKKQKEASWHVRMLTQEIRKSLDRHTILYSTLVELSKTLDLQNCAIWMPNAGRTEVNLTHELKGGSFSNTGNTPIPTSDPDVREIKRSDGVKILNPKSVLAVASSGGTGEPGAVAAIRMPMLKVSDFKGGTPEMIPACYAILVLVLPDEQGISWGNEELEIVEVVADQVAVALSHASILEESQLMRDELVQQNRALQQAKQDALMASLARNAFQMVMSKGLRSPMHSMLGLLSILQDEKLSTEQQLLVNTMVKTSNVLSALITDVVDTSAKDNGKFPLQMRSFPLHSMMKEASCLSKCLCVYRGYEFVIEIDKSLPNQVLGDERRVFQVILHMVGSLLKGSKQGGSLTLRVFPASGSQGWKERKRGQGRTNSSDGYVYIRLEVGIRHISSQSEDNTHPVIPHGFQRYYNGVEGGMSFSACRKLVQLMQGDIRVISNPEGFDECMALGLRFQVRSSAVTSLLEHGESSDRVHSNTLFRGLKVLIADADDVNRAVTRKLLEKLGCTVSAVSSGYECLSALGPSISSCQIVLLDLELPDLNGFEVTTRIRKFRSRSWPLVIALTASDDGETKDKCGQIGMNGVIQKPGSFQEIANELKHILVQANRSL, from the exons ATGACACATTTGCTAAACGGATGGACTTACGGTCCTCACCCGTTTCAGCTGATGCTCGCTCTgacaattttcaaattcctGACAGCTTTAGTTTCGTTTGCCACTGCCATAACCCTTATCACACTTATCCCCTTGTTACTCAAAATCAAGGTGAGAGAACATCTGTTGAAGAAGAAGACATGGGATCTTGATCGGGAGGTAGGAATTATTAAGAAGCAGAAAGAAGCTAGCTGGCATGTTAGGATGTTAACTCAAGAAATTCGAAAATCCCTTGACCGGCACACGATATTGTATTCGACTTTGGTTGAGCTGTCAAAGACATTGGATTTGCAGAATTGTGCTATATGGATGCCAAATGCAGGTAGAACGGAAGTGAATCTTACGCACGAATTGAAAGGAGGGAGCTTTTCAAATACGGGAAACACTCCTATCCCAACTAGCGATCCAGATGTGAGAGAGATCAAGAGAAGTGATGGAGTGAAAATACTAAATCCTAAGTCGGTTCTTGCTGTGGCAAGCAGTGGAGGAACTGGTGAGCCTGGTGCTGTGGCTGCAATTCGAATGCCGATGCTTAAGGTTTCCGATTTCAAAGGTGGCACCCCGGAGATGATTCCGGCATGCTATGCAATTCTTGTTTTGGTTCTTCCGGATGAGCAGGGTATATCTTGGGGCAATGAGGAACTTGAGATAGTCGAGGTCGTAGCTGACCAGGTTGCTGTTGCTCTTTCTCATGCTTCCATTCTCGAAGAATCTCAACTTATGAGAGACGAATTAGTGCAACAAAATCGAGCACTACAACAAGCGAAACAAGATGCATTAATGGCAAGTCTAGCCCGAAATGCATTTCAAATGGTAATGAGTAAAGGATTAAGAAGTCCGATGCATTCAATGCTTGGACTTCTTTCCATTTTACAAGACGAAAAATTAAGTACCGAACAACAGCTTCTTGTCAATACCATGGTTAAGACAAGCAATGTTCTTTCAGCCTTAATAACTGATGTGGTGGATACTTCGGCCAAAGATAATGGAAAGTTCCCTTTGCAAATGAGGTCTTTTCCATTGCATTCTATGATGAAAGAAGCTTCTTGCCTCTCCAAGTGCCTTTGTGTTTATAGGGGTTATGAATTTGTGATCGAAATCGATAAGTCATTGCCAAATCAAGTATTGGGCGATGAGCGTCGAGTATTTCAGGTCATTTTGCATATGGTTGGGAGTCTGTTGAAGGGAAGTAAACAAGGGGGTTCACTTACATTAAGGGTATTTCCAGCCAGTGGTAGTCAGGGATGGAAGGAGCGAAAAAGAGGCCAGGGGCGAACAAATTCGTCTGATGGCTATGTTTATATAAGGCTTGAAGTTGGGATTCGTCATATCAGCTCCCAGTCAGAGGACAACACACATCCCGTGATTCCACATGGTTTCCAGAGATACTATAATGGAGTGGAGGGTGGAATGAGCTTTAGCGCTTGCAGGAAACTAGTTCAG TTGATGCAAGGAGACATCAGGGTGATATCAAATCCTGAAGGTTTCGATGAATGCATGGCTCTTGGCTTACGGTTTCAAGTCCGGTCCTCCGCTGTTACAAGCCTATTAGAACACGGTGAATCTTCAGATCGAGTCCATTCGAACACCCTTTTTAGAGGATTGAAAGTTCTTATAGCTGATGCAGATGATGTAAATCGAGCAGTGACACGTAAATTGCTGGAGAAATTGGGATGCACAGTTTCTGCTGTTTCATCGGGATATGAATGCCTCAGTGCTCTTGGTCCTTCTATATCTTCCTGTCAAATAGTGCTCCTTGATTTGGAGCTACCCGATTTAAATGGCTTCGAAGTTACAACGAGGATTCGTAAATTTCGTAGCCGTAGCTGGCCATTGGTCATCGCCTTGACAGCAAGTGATGACGGAGAAACGAAGGATAAATGTGGCCAGATTGGAATGAACGGTGTTATTCAAAAACCAGGCTCGTTTCAAGAGATCGCGAACGAGCTTAAACATATTTTGGTGCAGGCTAATAGAAGTTTGTGA
- the LOC140978546 gene encoding ethylene receptor 2-like isoform X1, translating to MLKTSCFLVLSIFILVAAAENGFSRCNCDEEGFWSIETLLECQKVSDFFIAVAYFSIPIELLCFVSCSNVPFKWVLFQFISFIVLCGMTHLLNGWTYGPHPFQLMLALTIFKFLTALVSFATAITLITLIPLLLKIKVREHLLKKKTWDLDREVGIIKKQKEASWHVRMLTQEIRKSLDRHTILYSTLVELSKTLDLQNCAIWMPNAGRTEVNLTHELKGGSFSNTGNTPIPTSDPDVREIKRSDGVKILNPKSVLAVASSGGTGEPGAVAAIRMPMLKVSDFKGGTPEMIPACYAILVLVLPDEQGISWGNEELEIVEVVADQVAVALSHASILEESQLMRDELVQQNRALQQAKQDALMASLARNAFQMVMSKGLRSPMHSMLGLLSILQDEKLSTEQQLLVNTMVKTSNVLSALITDVVDTSAKDNGKFPLQMRSFPLHSMMKEASCLSKCLCVYRGYEFVIEIDKSLPNQVLGDERRVFQVILHMVGSLLKGSKQGGSLTLRVFPASGSQGWKERKRGQGRTNSSDGYVYIRLEVGIRHISSQSEDNTHPVIPHGFQRYYNGVEGGMSFSACRKLVQLMQGDIRVISNPEGFDECMALGLRFQVRSSAVTSLLEHGESSDRVHSNTLFRGLKVLIADADDVNRAVTRKLLEKLGCTVSAVSSGYECLSALGPSISSCQIVLLDLELPDLNGFEVTTRIRKFRSRSWPLVIALTASDDGETKDKCGQIGMNGVIQKPGSFQEIANELKHILVQANRSL from the exons ATGTTAAAGACATCTTGTTTCTTGGTTTTATCCATATTTATTTTGGTAGCTGCTGCTGAAAATGGATTCTCCCGTTGCAATTGCGATGAGGAGGGATTTTGGAGCATCGAGACTCTTTTGGAGTGCCAAAAAGTTAGTGATTTTTTCATCGCAGTGGCCTATTTTTCCATTCCGATCGAGCTACTTTGTTTTGTTAGCTGTTCGAATGTCCCATTTAAATGGGTACTTTTCCAGTTCATATCCTTCATTGTCCTCTGTGGCATGACACATTTGCTAAACGGATGGACTTACGGTCCTCACCCGTTTCAGCTGATGCTCGCTCTgacaattttcaaattcctGACAGCTTTAGTTTCGTTTGCCACTGCCATAACCCTTATCACACTTATCCCCTTGTTACTCAAAATCAAGGTGAGAGAACATCTGTTGAAGAAGAAGACATGGGATCTTGATCGGGAGGTAGGAATTATTAAGAAGCAGAAAGAAGCTAGCTGGCATGTTAGGATGTTAACTCAAGAAATTCGAAAATCCCTTGACCGGCACACGATATTGTATTCGACTTTGGTTGAGCTGTCAAAGACATTGGATTTGCAGAATTGTGCTATATGGATGCCAAATGCAGGTAGAACGGAAGTGAATCTTACGCACGAATTGAAAGGAGGGAGCTTTTCAAATACGGGAAACACTCCTATCCCAACTAGCGATCCAGATGTGAGAGAGATCAAGAGAAGTGATGGAGTGAAAATACTAAATCCTAAGTCGGTTCTTGCTGTGGCAAGCAGTGGAGGAACTGGTGAGCCTGGTGCTGTGGCTGCAATTCGAATGCCGATGCTTAAGGTTTCCGATTTCAAAGGTGGCACCCCGGAGATGATTCCGGCATGCTATGCAATTCTTGTTTTGGTTCTTCCGGATGAGCAGGGTATATCTTGGGGCAATGAGGAACTTGAGATAGTCGAGGTCGTAGCTGACCAGGTTGCTGTTGCTCTTTCTCATGCTTCCATTCTCGAAGAATCTCAACTTATGAGAGACGAATTAGTGCAACAAAATCGAGCACTACAACAAGCGAAACAAGATGCATTAATGGCAAGTCTAGCCCGAAATGCATTTCAAATGGTAATGAGTAAAGGATTAAGAAGTCCGATGCATTCAATGCTTGGACTTCTTTCCATTTTACAAGACGAAAAATTAAGTACCGAACAACAGCTTCTTGTCAATACCATGGTTAAGACAAGCAATGTTCTTTCAGCCTTAATAACTGATGTGGTGGATACTTCGGCCAAAGATAATGGAAAGTTCCCTTTGCAAATGAGGTCTTTTCCATTGCATTCTATGATGAAAGAAGCTTCTTGCCTCTCCAAGTGCCTTTGTGTTTATAGGGGTTATGAATTTGTGATCGAAATCGATAAGTCATTGCCAAATCAAGTATTGGGCGATGAGCGTCGAGTATTTCAGGTCATTTTGCATATGGTTGGGAGTCTGTTGAAGGGAAGTAAACAAGGGGGTTCACTTACATTAAGGGTATTTCCAGCCAGTGGTAGTCAGGGATGGAAGGAGCGAAAAAGAGGCCAGGGGCGAACAAATTCGTCTGATGGCTATGTTTATATAAGGCTTGAAGTTGGGATTCGTCATATCAGCTCCCAGTCAGAGGACAACACACATCCCGTGATTCCACATGGTTTCCAGAGATACTATAATGGAGTGGAGGGTGGAATGAGCTTTAGCGCTTGCAGGAAACTAGTTCAG TTGATGCAAGGAGACATCAGGGTGATATCAAATCCTGAAGGTTTCGATGAATGCATGGCTCTTGGCTTACGGTTTCAAGTCCGGTCCTCCGCTGTTACAAGCCTATTAGAACACGGTGAATCTTCAGATCGAGTCCATTCGAACACCCTTTTTAGAGGATTGAAAGTTCTTATAGCTGATGCAGATGATGTAAATCGAGCAGTGACACGTAAATTGCTGGAGAAATTGGGATGCACAGTTTCTGCTGTTTCATCGGGATATGAATGCCTCAGTGCTCTTGGTCCTTCTATATCTTCCTGTCAAATAGTGCTCCTTGATTTGGAGCTACCCGATTTAAATGGCTTCGAAGTTACAACGAGGATTCGTAAATTTCGTAGCCGTAGCTGGCCATTGGTCATCGCCTTGACAGCAAGTGATGACGGAGAAACGAAGGATAAATGTGGCCAGATTGGAATGAACGGTGTTATTCAAAAACCAGGCTCGTTTCAAGAGATCGCGAACGAGCTTAAACATATTTTGGTGCAGGCTAATAGAAGTTTGTGA
- the LOC140979208 gene encoding uncharacterized protein yields the protein METRKHVDCDIVSSVETDHQSEKLINEDNSGVGRAYECTLCKRGFTNAQALGGHMNIHRKDEAKAKKRIGEELSNQSINPVEKYLNSRCFSHVSSSDQGCQVSYRVYLPSSNPSSLSHNYQRNIPVWRPEEQFIDFMKVNLSMRIGLPPLVDQEEDYRDRILHESKVDLELRLSQSLPLIDRVYVPLNSKEHICM from the coding sequence ATGGAGACCAGGAAACACGTGGATTGCGATATAGTTTCAAGTGTGGAAACTGATCATCAATCAGAGAAATTAATAAACGAAGACAACTCTGGTGTTGGAAGAGCATATGAGTGCACTCTTTGCAAACGGGGCTTCACTAACGCGCAAGCTTTGGGAGGGCACATGAACATACATAGGAAAGACGAAGCCAAAGCCAAGAAAAGAATCGGGGAGGAACTCTCGAATCAAAGCATCAATCCGGTCGAAAAATACTTGAATTCGAGGTGTTTTTCTCAtgtttcatcaagtgatcaagGGTGCCAGGTGAGTTATCGAGTGTACTTGCCTTCATCAAACCCTAGTAGTCTAAGTCATAATTATCAAAGAAATATCCCTGTTTGGAGGCCAGAAGAGCAATTCATCGATTTCATGAAGGTAAACTTAAGTATGAGAATAGGATTGCCCCCACTTGTGGATCAGGAAGAGGATTATAGAGATAGGATCTTGCACGAAAGTAAAGTGGATTTGGAGCTCCGTCTGAGTCAGTCATTACCCTTGATCGATCGAGTTTACGTGCCTTTAAATTCGAAGGAACACATTTGCATGTGA
- the LOC140978672 gene encoding transcriptional regulator SUPERMAN-like: MELSRICMGRNTKQQQRNNINNSTTQRIQEMNVYKFKGKWDFCHEFKNHKNAEDNSVGAGFSWPPRCYSCNFCRREFSSAQALGGHMNVHRRDRARLRQFSPPKIIQNLDPNPSLNPNPSSMSSHWTRFPHYTSPLPPFFPSSHSRFSSCLDSNHASIERSRQEGVLFENLMKPSAGDLMKMESQKAFNSVEKFGSFVCEKGCENVKKDLVRLDLEIGLISQYSHAELDLELRLGYT, translated from the coding sequence ATGGAGCTATCAAGAATCTGTATGGGCAGAAATACGAAGCAGCAACAAAGAAACAATATCAACAATAGTACTACACAAAGAATCCAAGAAATGAACGTTTACAAGTTCAAGGGAAAATGGGATTTTTGCCACGAGTTCAAGAACCATAAAAATGCTGAGGATAACTCAGTTGGAGCTGGATTTTCATGGCCTCCAAGATGTTATTCATGCAATTTCTGCAGAAGGGAATTTAGTTCTGCTCAAGCTCTAGGGGGACACATGAACGTTCACAGAAGGGACCGAGCAAGATTGAGGCAATTTTCTCCGCCGAAGATTATCCAAAATCTAGATCCTAACCCTAGCTTGAATCCAAACCCTAGTTCGATGTCATCTCACTGGACAAGGTTTCCTCATTACACTTCTCCATTACCTCCATTCTTCCCTTCTTCACATTCCCGTTTCTCTTCATGTTTAGATAGTAATCATGCTAGTATTGAGAGATCGAGGCAGGAAGGTGTTTTGTTTGAGAACTTGATGAAGCCGAGCGCAGGGGATTTGATGAAGATGGAGAGTCAGAAAGCCTTTAACAGTGTCGAAAAGTTTGGTTCATTTGTTTGTGAAAAAGGGTGTGAAAATGTGAAGAAAGATTTGGTGAGATTGGACCTGGAGATTGGCCTGATTAGTCAGTACTCTCATGCGGAACTGGATTTGGAACTTCGACTAGGGtacacttaa